In the genome of Microtus pennsylvanicus isolate mMicPen1 chromosome X, mMicPen1.hap1, whole genome shotgun sequence, the window TGAAACCACACTTTGTGAAACTTTTGAGTTTTTTATGACTCTATAAGTTTCTGTTTAAAGTACTAACACATTGCATTATGATGAACAGTCCTGGAATGCAAAATGgagaaaatacaacaaaatgtAACTCAGACTTGACAGTCTCAAgttgttttcttcaaaatatatgaaacaaAAATGTCTGCTAGTTTTATGCATCCATTGGGAAACTGTCATAAGGAGGTAAAAAATATACCTAAAGAAAAGCCTACAGATTCCAATGAAGGAATACTGGGTATTTAGAGGACAGTAACTGAAGAAAACATGTGAACGTACATGGAGCTAAGAAATAAACTCTTTATTATGATAAAATCAATAAATGGTTTACACCCCAAATTACAGCACTCCAGAAGTTAAGGCTAGCCAGTCTGAGTTTCAATCTAGCTTAGGCTACAGGTTGGTACCAGtcttataaaaacagaaactacTCACTCATGTCTGGCAAACAACAAAAGATAAAATGGTTATCTAGGCACTTGGTAAACTGAAAAAGGAGTGCATATTTAAGCTTCTGTGTGGATGCATAAATTTTTTACATGttaaaaaatcaaaaccccaAATAACATTCTAtcatttttaaggaagaaaattagCCATAATCATACAAATGGCTTGCTGTATTTAAGCATATAAATCAGTAAACACTGTTTAGAAAGGCCTTAGAGGAATGATTTCCTCTTCAGTTAGTAGGTAAATAAATGTTGATAAATTCAAAGGTTGAGGGAGTGAACTTCCTCTGACAACTAGTGCCATTTTCATATAAGCAGGATTTTAACACACATGACTTTGAAGACATGAAGATTCCTAACATCAAGAAACTAGTTATCATAAAGACTTTATGAAGAgctcacacaaagaaaaaaataaatgcacagcTCATTTAAGTGCAAAAGCAAGCTCTAAGTCAGATTCTAACTTACAGTGCAACTTGTCATAGGTTAAGAGAGAcatgtaaaaatgagaaaattaaggaCAAAAGAATAAAACTCTAATCATGTAAACTTAGAGGGTCCAAACACTATTTGCTTAGCGCCCATTTCCAGGAGTAGATTTTTTGTAAAGTCGGTATCAAGTCATTCTCAGACTGTGAATACTTTAGTTTTGACAGTGTTTCTCTACATAACCCTAGGCTGGCTTCAACCACGGGTTTCTGCCTTAGCATTCGCAGTGCTAAGATTACAAACTTGAATCACCACAGtgcctttttaatattttttgagacagggactttaAAATCTAAACTACCCCTGAGCTCAtttaaatcctcctgcctcatcctccctaGCATTTGGATTACAGCCATCACACTTGCGTCATAAGGAAACTGAAAAATATGAGGCAGACTACCTATAGTTATGTAACCTGGTTAAGTCACTGAGGCTCTGTGGGCCTCTCTCCTCATCTGTAATATCTCCAGAATAACATTCATTTCTTCAGAACTATAGAAAGGTTCAAATGAGACTATTTATATGTAGTTCTCAACTCTAACTGCAACTTAAACTGAGAAATAACCAGAGCAATGTTGATGCCTGGGTCCCATGCCATAGGTTCAGACTGAATTATTCTAGGCTTGACCCTTGGCACCTGTATACTTTTAATGCTCTCCAGTAAACTCCAATGTATAGTCACTCCTGAGAGCCACAGGCCTGTAGCTATATCAGTGCTTCTCAAGGTATCTCAGAGGATGATCTGGGGATTCTGCCAAGATGCAGATCAGGAGTCAAAGGAGTATAGGGTCAGAGTCTGTCCCTCTAACATGTTCTTAGGCCATGTGGTACTACATTGCTACTCTATAAATGGCCACAAAGTACAGAGTGATAGTCTTCTACTCTTCCAAAACAACTTTTAGCAACAATGACCTTAACTTTGGCAAACAACTCTGGTTCCTTGTTCCGAGAACTGGAGTAGAACAGTATACCCAGCCAGGTGTGACAGCGTACACttaaaattccagcactcaagagaccgaggccagctttggctacatagtgagctctttCACAAACCAAAATCCCAGACAAAAAAATAACGGTAAGATTCTATAAAAAAATGAGCACAAAAGGGTCATGTTATACATGTAAAACATATGACCCTGAAGGGATTATATACAAATTACAAGCACACCCAGTTGTTATGGTACCACTGTTCCCCACATTCATTACAAATGACATAGGTCATTTGTTCATCTGGGTTTGAATTCTGCACCCAAACTGGAAGGAAAAGTGTTCCTCTGGCAATTACAGTGACCTTGCAGTTGTATTTCTCACAGCGCTTGCACTTTATTTTATCTGTCTGTGTGCCGTCAACTGTGTGGGGAAGGTGATGTTCCTGAATACTGGCTTCTGTGTAGAAAGCTCTCAACTGCTTCAGTTCCTCATTTGCCATGTCCAGGACAGTCATTTCAGCAAATTCTCTTGTAGACATGGTTCCAAACAGCAGACTTTGTTGTAAATGAGAGTTCCTGGGGTTGTTCAAATTGGCAACTTTGCTTCGAATAcaagttttgtattttttgatgTTGCTTGAATAAAGGGTAAAAATGTGCTCTTCAATTTCTCTTGCAAATCTCTGCCACAAATGAGTTTTCATGTCATTTGTGGAAAAACTAGCTAATGCTGTGTAAAGAAGCTCTACGCATTTAGATCTAAGAGACACTAGGGGATCTTGTAACACACTTGAGCTCTTGCTAGTAGATTCAGGGTCAACATCCCCCAAATATTCTTCATTAATTTCCATTTGAGTGATGCTACTTTCAGACTCAACTGCTGCAGCGTGCTTTTTTTCAGCATCTTGGGATGCCAGCCTAGAGAGAGAACTGCAGAGACCTGCTATCTCATCATAGCTAAAGCCTGATGCCCCATCCTGGCTCACCTCCTGAGAAACTGCTGCATGTTTTTCTTCATTAACATTAGGAGGGAGTAATTTAaggctttcctttgttttgaggTGTGTACTCTTATAGAAAGTTCTCCACTTCGCCAGCAGACACTTGGCCTTCCTTTTCAAAGCCCTGGAGGGGCAGTTTTTGAGGACTCTGTATACAGCTCTGACTAACTCTGTTTCCTGGAGATGTTCCTTAGACACATATATCATTTCAAGTTCAGTCAGATGTTTGCCAATATCCTCAAAATACCTTTTAGCCACCAGCTGCTCAATCAGGGAAGCCTTGGCAATGATACGTTTTTTGTCAGACATCTTcacagctgcaaagaaaaaaagatggttcAATCTTTTTAAGTTTGCCTTTACTAGTTGCAGCTCTTGGAGTGTGAACTAGCACTTCTGCCAGTTATCCATGTGATGTTTTCTGAAAGAGTAATGTGATATAAATGGGTGTGGCAGATTAGATAATACAGCAATGTGAACTAGTCAACTTTCAAGACTTCTATTCTCAATagcagaagggaaaaaatgactGCAAAGTTTCAGCAGAACATTCAAAGACTTGATAGAATATCAGCTAAACTTTTCCACCTCTACTGTACAAGATATTGTACATCAGTATCTTTCTAGATTAAGATTATTCAGGAACCTAGCAtgtgtacacctgcaatcccagcacttgggatggaGACTAAAAGAACACGAGTTTAACACAATATTTAGATACAGAGaaaatttgaggttagcctggaatgcatgagaaccctgtctcaaaaaaaaaaatcagttcatcTTGGGTGGAATCTGATAATCATTGGGAATAAAGTCATGCTCATGTAAGCAACCATAAGACAATGCTGAGCAAACACTGGGATATTTTCTCCTCATATTCAGTTATGAGACCGATATACCTAATGCCTTTATAATCTTTGTACTGatatttttctgaatataaagAAGGAAATGGGGATACTAATGTTGGAACCAATGCAAATAAACAGATAATACAGGTTGGGAAGCAGGTCTGGTGAACTCTGAAAGTCAGCAGGATACAATGTGCTGACATTTGAGCTGTTGGAAAAACAGAGTCACATCCAGATGACCCACTTATTCTTTATTtggaaatacttttaaatttagagAAAAGTTGTGAAAAATAAGAATACCGGTATTTCCTTTATGCAAATTCACATGCCATATAAATGTAGTTGTAAAATTCCCCTATTGTGGGgtctttttttaagtttgaagaaaattattttctttttttataattttacatgtatgggtattttgcccgCTTGCAAGTATATCTGTGTACCTGGTATCAGTGGAGGACTTGGGCATTTGTTCAGTTCTCCAGCCAATTCTGATTTAAACCACACACAAGAACTGACCCCTCTAACCCACTTCACCAACAGGCTGCCATTAGTTCCAAAAAGAGTTGTAGTCTTGCTCCTGGACTGAATACACAGAACCTCTCTAACTTCAGACTTTGTTAGGTAAGTCCTATTATATAAGAACCCATTTAAAACACTGCGGTGTACAATTCAAATTAGAACCTTTTATGATTGTAATGTAGTAAATGTCGAAATGCATACAATTCCTGATATTCTCGAATACTTACCTCTTAACAGTAGGAGGCAATGAACATTTACTGAGCAAGTCTACGACGCTATTCACGCTCAGGTTACCTCAATTTGCACAATAAGTCTGGGAGGTAAATTTCATCTAACAACAGAAAATCTGTGAAAAACACAAAATCACTACAGTGTTCTCATGTTTACCatatttaagaacatttttttctacaGTTCCCACAAAGAAGTAGTACCTCTTTTATTCCCTTGACCACAGCTTCCGAAGAGTTTacgagattctttcttctgttaaaCAAGTGACAAAGCGTCCAGGATGCTTCCTCTCTTTTCAGCGTGTGAGCTTCAATTCTAGTCACTATATAGCAACTTGCTTGTACTCATGTACTGTATGTAAGTCCTGGAAGACAAAGTCCACCTCAATTCCTGTTCTTTAATAAAATCATTCAAAAATTTTCTATCATAAAACTAGAAAGGGGATAATGAGAAGAGGGCAGGGGAAATGAGGGTAAGGGAATCCATCAGAGGGGGAAGAGAACATGGAGAGGTAGTGGGTGATGGAgataaattagaataaaatatagTAACTTCTACAAATAAAAATGCCATAGAAAACCTattctgagctgggtggtggtggtgcacacctttaatctcagcacttgggaggcagaggcaggtgatctctctgagttcgaggccagcctggtctacagtgggAGTTTTAGGAAGGCCaaggctatagagaaaccctgtctcgaaaaaccaaatcaaaccaaaaccaaaacaaacaactccCCCAAGaccacaaaccaaaccaaaccaaaccaaaccaaaccaaaccaaaccaaaccaaaccaaccaaacaacaacaacaacaacaaaaaaaaaaaccctaccattCTATATGgtaacaaaaaattttaaaatcctaGATTTAAAAAGCCATTAAAAATGGTGTCCACTGTGGGCTAATCAGGTAGGTCTTAGCAATCTCTTGGATATGGATGCTGAAAAAAGTCTAGTTCCTGGAAGTGAGGGAGTATTAACAAGCTGACTAAGTTTACTGATCATCCTGTACCTCTTCAAAATGGGGTGACTCTGCCACCTTGGATTAGTATTCAAATTAAATGAGATAGTCCCTTTTTCTGGAAcgccccagacagggtttctgtgtgtagcacttctggctgtcctggagctagctctgtagaccaggctggccttgaactaacagagatccaccagcctctgcctccctagtgtgagattaaaggtgtgggctaccactGCATGATTTAAATGAAACAGTTTTAATGACGGGCTTAATCTTTATAAAGGGACTGACAATGATATGAATTTAcaatagaaagtttaaaaatttgcTGGGGGTTGGCAagaaggctcagtgagtaaaagttcttaccaccaagcctgaccatgtgtgttcaatccctagaacacagcagaagaagagaaatgacaagttgtcctctgacttctacatggaCAACAtgatacatatacattcacacacaataaaggtaattttaaaataagtaatttttccAGGCATACTGGAACACACattcctagcattcaggaggctaagacaggagggtTGTCAATTCCAGACAGCATGAGTTTATAGTGAGATAAAAACCattttttataaatctttttattatgtatacaatattctgcctgcatgtatgcttggaTGCCAGAAaacggcaccagatctcattacagatggttgtgagccaccatgagattgctggaaattgaactgaggacctctggaagaacagccaatgttcttaacctctgagccatctcttcagccccccctaaaaaccagtttttaaaagatttaatatGTACCATACCAGAtgttgttccaggacaggaggtCAGCAAATACTGTCTGTAAAAGGACAGATAGGAAACACTTTAGACTTCTGGCACGGGGACTTTTCAACTCAGCTACTTTTGTAGAAAGCACAACAGACAGCAAATACTGAATGGAGCTGGAGTAATGGCTAAGCAGTTGAGTGTGtacggctcttgcagaggacccgagttcagtttccagcacctacgtGTGATGACTCACGACTGCTTTTGTAACCCCGGCTTCTGGAAAATCTGATGCCTCTGGTTCCCAGTGGCACTGgccctcatgtgcacacacccacacatctaTCTACATACAGTAAATATAATACAATACACGGCTGggactggggagagggctcagtaggTAAACTGCTTGCTGTGCCATGGGGACCTGGGTCTGGATCcccacatccacataaaaagctaggCTCATGGTGCACGCCTGCAATTCTAGCAATGGGAAGGGAGAGATACGTGACTCTttggagttcactggccagtctAGTGGAACTGGTGACTTTCAGGTTCAGAGACAGCCTATCTCAAAATCTCAAAAACCAAGTGGGAGGGACAGTAATTGAGAAAGACATCTAAATTGAACTCTGGCTTCCAGGCAAGcatgggggaaagggaggaatgGTAGTGCTGAAGATGAGGCTAAGTttgtagagtgcttacctagcaagCACAGGGGCCAGAGTTTGCCCCTCAGCATGACATAAAGCCCTAAAGCCCGTGTGGTGACtcacaagagaccctgtttcaaagcagAAAATGGGCAGTGTGTATTTGGCACAGGACATTGTTAATGCCTTTCTTAGAGCAATCCTGTTCCACAGAAAGATTTCAAGTCacaaaaacaatttttcaaatcGGATAACAATCGTGTTAGAAAACTGATggaattaattataattttacttGGCCCAgtatatctaaaatattttttcctttagagAAATGGGATGCTAGGGACCAAACCTGTCTTGTGCACACTAaaatgtgctctaccactgagctacacccaggTCACACCCCAATACTGTCCTTTCAAAATCTGATATCAACAggtgttttaatttttgtgtgttaataattttcaaaaactctGATGTGCTTTACATTTATAACACATTCTAATTCAGATCAAATTTCTTGTCAGTTGGAGTTCAGTCCCAGAACATATGATTCAAGTATAATGCTTATACATTTTTACTGTTAACGCTTgagtatgtgtatacacatatatacatacaaatataaagccgggcggtggcggcgcacacctttaatcccagcactagggaggcagagacaggcggatctctgtgagttcgaggccagcctggtctacaagagctagttccaggacaggaaccaaaagctatggagaaaccctgtctcgaaaaaaaatatatatatatgtatgtatgtatgtatgtgtatatatatgtgtgtgtgtgtgcatgcgcggaCATATATAAGCTTTTACAGTAAGAGTAGGGTCCTAGAATGTGTTGCCTGGATGTAATTACACGCTTGGAAGTATGGAATTATTATGGGATGGGCGTACACACATCTGCACTAAAATAGCCTAAACGCGAAGAAAAAACGCCAGGAATGCTCACAGTGAAAATTTCCAGAAGCTTAGGGAACAAACCAGCAGTAACCCATCCTTTAAGTCTTTAAATCTCTCTCAAGAGCGACAGAGAAAATCGAACCTTCTAGCACTAGGTTAAACCTAACAGTCGAGCTTTCCAGAAAGGCCTTGGCCCTGAGGGAACAggagaacgggggggggggggggggggggagtcgcCGGCAGGGGCGTTGCTACGTTTTACCGTTTTACGCAGCCGCAGCCGCAGCCGCCTAAGGATCCAGGGCAAGGGAGAGCGAGAGGACCAGGCCGGCCCAGAGACTCCGGTGGGTGGGGTTGAATACTAAACAAAGCCTGAAGAAATCCACCCCCGGGGGACGTCCCTGAGACCTAAGGACGAGTAATGGCGTCCGAGCGACCTTAGCTACCTAGCtaaaagggaggagggaattcAACCTTAGAGCCGCCCGGGCAGAGGGCGCGCCGGAGCGCCTCTGCGAGCGGGGATGGGCTTCCACTGGAAACCGGAGTTAGCCCTTCAGCGGGGGGCCGAGCTAACGGAAAAGGCGGTAGGCCAGTCACCAAAAACCGCGCTCGCCGCCCTAACGTCCTCAGCGCCGCAGGAAGTGCAGGAGCCGCCTCCGGAGGGAACTTCCGGGTCTCGGGGCCGGATGACGTAACTCCCACCAGCCCTAAACATTCCCGCGCGGGAACGCGGGCTTGGAACCCGCCGCTGACGCGCCTGGGAAATAGCGCATGCGCAGAGCGATCCGGAGCGGTGGGGGGCGGGCTCCTAGCTGTGCCCCGAGGGAGGGGCTGAGGCCCGTAGTGAAGCTAACCCAGCTGCCGTTTTTCCAGTGGCAAAGTTTGCTGACAGTCCCTCCAACTTATTCTCTTTACTTTCCGTCAAAACAGTAAAACAGacgaacaaaacaaaagcaggtgGACCGTGGTGATGGACGCCAGTAGGCaaatgctgaaaaataaaaactgggacaggaggatctcgagttcgaagccagcctgagtCAAGCTCTTTAAAAAGGCTGAATGCGATACTCGCCtccctgaataaataaaaataaaaacccccaccagaacaataaaataaattatgagtGGCGACCGGTAAtaataagcatttttttaaaagactaactcatcaatagaaaataaaaatggttgaACGTGGTGGCCTATAATACAAGCACTCCAGAGGGCCTAGCacaaaatggagtttgttttgttcCTTCATTAGGAGACTGTCCACAAGTTCAGGactagccagggttacatagtgaaaccctctctaaataaataaaaggcagcAATTAGTCTAACAAGCATTGCTCTGTTGCTTGCATCAGATGAATGAACGAAAGTAATAAACATTCATTAGTCATGAGCATCCTGAATTCACCTGTGCATACTGTTAGCCTGCAAGGATTCATTCAAACTAGTGGTGATGGAACTAGAGAATGTGGCGGTCTCCTTTGTCAACCTCCAATTCCAAAACACTTTGGGGGAAAGATTTCTGGAAGCAAACTCTCCTGTTCTGTGCACTGGGTACCTTCAGAAAGCAGGGTGCTTCTGTGATGAATGGAATAGATTTAACCTTAGGAGAGAGAGGGCAAGCGACTCATGCTGGTCAGGATAGGGGATGCCTGATTAGTTTTGCTTTGGATTATGTTAATATCAGGGTATGATTACAAAAGaatcttggttttggtttggtttaataCAGAATCTCGCTCTGTAGTCTAgcctggcttagaactcactatgtggtcaaggttggcctcaaactcaggataaTCCTCTTGctctccaagtgctgagactatgACGGTATGCCACTCTACCCAGTCTAGAAGTCTTGGTTTTTGCTATGGTCCGTTACTCTCAGAAAATAGCCCCATTTGATGTGAAGCTCTCAGAAATTATTTGTGTTCGACAAAACATCAATGTCTTGACTGTTGTttttgaaagaccctacagaccccctcctcaaaacccgcagctagcatgctcccgggtgaacgtcctgtttgctttaaaaaaaattctccggatcagcagccagcctgctctcataagaacattccatgtgcttgagagagcaggatgtctatgagataggaagactgcaaggcaggatgtcaataagataggacattaacaaagcaggttgactgcaaaacaggatatctatgagataggaacaggatgactattgccaaacatccatgctgagagaggaaaccattcatgcccccgcctcattccggtcgaccgataaccacgcttttgcttctgtaaacttgctttttgctcttccctataaaaagacctccccccagtctgcaggcgtgcaagtcctccgaaagacttgctgcccacaggtacctgtgtttactcaataaacctcttgctaattgcatcctgtggtctggACTCCGAGTGTCCTTGTTCTGGGGACTTCATTGGaggaaaaggtcctctctgagggtctttcagttTTGACACACCTGGGAAAAGGGAGTTTCCGTTGAAGAACTGTCAGATTGGCCTGTGTATGCATCTATGGGGTCTTTTCTCGGTTTCAATTGCTGTAGGAAGACTCAGCCCATGGGGGGGGGCAGTATTAGCCTTAGGCCTGGGCTGTGTGTGAATGGGAGCTGATGTGAgcatgggagcaagccagtaagcagcatttctccacagtttctgcttcaagttcctgccctgacttccttcaaccaTGGACTGTAACctacaagatgaaataaatcctttcctccccaaattggaTTTGGCCATTTAAGGAAAACTATCTGTGTCCAGCTCAGGGTTCCTGGGACAAAGTTCTGAGCAGTTTATTtaccccagagggacagagggcagggataaGGGACAAAGACAAGAGAtaaggacaaggaagaaggggaagggaacaagggaaaggGGCAAGGGTATTTGTCCCagaggacaaaggactgcctctggacagAGAGGAGACGGATGTGGCATGTGGCACATAGGCAaaaggcagtttataaaggtgAAGGGGGAAACCCCTGTTAGGATGAgatatttaattttaagtgtgcgtgttaattaggtgagccataGGGGGCTTTTGGTTGCTGGACTTCATAGCTGGACAAGGAAGTAACCAAATAAGGAAATAGACCTTTG includes:
- the Tceanc gene encoding transcription elongation factor A N-terminal and central domain-containing protein, translating into MSDKKRIIAKASLIEQLVAKRYFEDIGKHLTELEMIYVSKEHLQETELVRAVYRVLKNCPSRALKRKAKCLLAKWRTFYKSTHLKTKESLKLLPPNVNEEKHAAVSQEVSQDGASGFSYDEIAGLCSSLSRLASQDAEKKHAAAVESESSITQMEINEEYLGDVDPESTSKSSSVLQDPLVSLRSKCVELLYTALASFSTNDMKTHLWQRFAREIEEHIFTLYSSNIKKYKTCIRSKVANLNNPRNSHLQQSLLFGTMSTREFAEMTVLDMANEELKQLRAFYTEASIQEHHLPHTVDGTQTDKIKCKRCEKYNCKVTVIARGTLFLPVWVQNSNPDEQMTYVICNECGEQWYHNNWVCL